In Methylomagnum ishizawai, one DNA window encodes the following:
- a CDS encoding GNAT family N-acetyltransferase yields MKTRVVRRLAEVDAAAWNALTGGAYPFLRHEFLSALEECGCLGQRVGWMPRHLLFEDGAGRLVAACPMYLKFNSFGEFVFDGAWASAYERSGLDYYPKLVVAAPFTPATGPRLLIAPEYRSAALAAAMMEAAIELADEAGVSSLHWLFATDADLLGSPRLMRRLGCQFHWENRDYRDFGDFLAGFTAKRRKEVQRERRLVREAGVELERIQGGAVVPELWRKVHELYCATFAKHGNYPALTEAFFREIAATMGDQVMLVLARRGGDVIGAAYFLVGTECLYGRYWGCWEEVPGLHFEACYYQGIEYCIGNGLKRFEPGAQGEHKISRGFLPTPTWSAHWIAHPGFKEPIARFLEREEQGMLGYMAELGERSPFKDGGA; encoded by the coding sequence ATGAAAACGCGGGTCGTGCGGCGCTTGGCCGAAGTCGATGCCGCCGCGTGGAACGCGCTGACCGGAGGGGCTTATCCGTTCCTGCGCCATGAGTTCCTGTCGGCCTTGGAAGAATGCGGTTGCCTGGGCCAGCGGGTCGGGTGGATGCCGCGGCATTTGTTGTTCGAGGACGGGGCGGGGCGCTTGGTCGCCGCTTGTCCGATGTACCTCAAATTTAATTCCTTCGGGGAGTTCGTGTTCGATGGGGCCTGGGCCAGCGCCTATGAGCGCTCGGGCCTCGATTATTACCCCAAACTGGTGGTGGCCGCGCCGTTCACGCCCGCCACCGGACCACGGTTGTTGATCGCCCCGGAATACCGCTCCGCCGCACTGGCGGCGGCGATGATGGAAGCGGCCATCGAACTGGCCGATGAGGCCGGGGTGTCTTCGTTGCATTGGTTGTTCGCCACCGACGCCGATTTGCTGGGATCGCCGCGCTTGATGCGGCGGCTGGGCTGCCAATTCCATTGGGAGAACCGGGATTACCGGGATTTCGGCGATTTCCTGGCGGGGTTCACCGCCAAGCGGCGCAAGGAGGTCCAGCGCGAGCGGCGCTTGGTGCGGGAGGCGGGCGTCGAGTTGGAGCGTATCCAGGGTGGCGCTGTCGTGCCGGAACTCTGGCGCAAGGTCCACGAGCTTTATTGCGCGACCTTCGCTAAGCACGGCAATTATCCGGCGCTGACCGAGGCGTTCTTCCGCGAAATCGCCGCTACCATGGGCGATCAGGTGATGCTGGTGCTGGCCCGGCGTGGCGGGGACGTTATCGGCGCGGCTTATTTCCTGGTGGGGACCGAGTGTTTGTATGGCCGTTATTGGGGGTGTTGGGAGGAGGTGCCCGGTCTCCATTTCGAGGCGTGCTATTACCAGGGCATCGAGTATTGCATCGGGAACGGCCTGAAACGGTTCGAGCCGGGTGCCCAGGGCGAACACAAGATCAGCCGGGGGTTCTTGCCGACGCCGACCTGGTCGGCGCATTGGATCGCGCATCCGGGATTTAAGGAGCCTATCGCCCGGTTTTTGGAGCGGGAGGAACAGGGGATGCTGGGGTATATGGCGGAGCTTGGGGAGCGGTCGCCGTTCAAGGACGGTGGGGCATGA
- a CDS encoding arginyltransferase, which translates to MKSIPLYLGYEHDCDYLPGQRARMAYVSPRVALDPVLYTRLAASGFRRSGDLVYRPHCLDCSACVPVRIPAVRFQPSRAQRRVAKLNADLRVVRKYDVFDERHYRLYMRYLESRHADGHMALSSPEDYIQFVGSDWGDTGLYEFLEGDELRAVAVVDHLSDGLSAVYTFYDPEAPRRSLGTQAVLWQIDEARRRGLPWVYLGFWISGCRKMAYKDAFRPFEVLREGGWTPWDGGGNARV; encoded by the coding sequence ATGAAATCCATCCCCCTTTATCTCGGCTACGAGCACGATTGCGATTATCTTCCAGGGCAACGGGCGCGGATGGCTTATGTGTCGCCCAGGGTGGCGCTGGACCCCGTGTTGTATACCCGGCTCGCGGCCAGCGGGTTCCGGCGCAGCGGCGATTTGGTCTACCGGCCCCACTGCCTGGATTGCTCGGCCTGTGTTCCGGTGCGGATTCCGGCCGTCCGTTTCCAGCCCAGCCGCGCCCAGCGCCGGGTCGCCAAGCTCAACGCCGATTTGCGCGTGGTGCGGAAATACGATGTTTTCGACGAGCGGCATTATCGGCTGTATATGCGCTACTTGGAATCGCGCCATGCCGACGGCCATATGGCGTTGTCCAGCCCGGAGGATTACATCCAGTTCGTCGGCAGCGATTGGGGCGATACCGGCTTGTACGAGTTCCTGGAAGGGGACGAATTGCGGGCGGTGGCGGTGGTCGACCACCTAAGCGACGGATTATCGGCGGTTTATACCTTTTACGACCCGGAAGCGCCGCGCCGGAGCCTGGGCACCCAGGCCGTGCTGTGGCAGATCGACGAGGCCCGGCGGCGCGGATTGCCCTGGGTGTACCTGGGATTCTGGATTTCGGGATGCCGCAAGATGGCCTATAAGGATGCGTTCAGGCCGTTCGAGGTGCTGCGGGAGGGAGGCTGGACCCCGTGGGACGGAGGCGGCAATGCCAGGGTTTGA
- a CDS encoding DEAD/DEAH box helicase yields the protein MTDETNLSFEDLGLSPELLQTIQEIGYENPSPIQAACIPHLLAGRDLIGQAQTGTGKTAAFALPVLNRIDIERRAPQALVLAPTRELAIQVAEAFQTYARHLEGFHILPIYGGQGMTLQLRHLARGVHVVVGTPGRVMDHLRRGTLNLDALTTLVLDEADEMLRMGFIEDVEWILEHTPDTRQTALFSATMPPVIRKIADGQLREPVEVKIKAKTATVESINQQYWLVSGLQKLEALTRILDAEDIDAMIIFVRTKTETVELAEKLEARGYEAAALNGDMSQVLREKVIDRLKKGGLDIVIATDVAARGLDVERITHVVNYDIPYDTEAYVHRIGRTGRAGRKGTAILFVAPRERRMLRAIEQATRQPIQQMRLPTLQDIADRRIEQFKAQLVEVLDNEDIGFYRELVDQMVTEELGEPADIAAAIAHLMHKERPLAAPDEPEPPVREFRDFDRDRGSDRRPERRDRDDRRRDTEPMRRYTLDVGREHGVTPRDIVGALANEGGIPARRIGQIKLHDTHSTVELPEDLPGDCFARLKKTWVRNQRINLQPEEGGERGPRKPLRLKDGDAPYRPAGGRKRADVDVHLPKRKPNKPGRDES from the coding sequence ATGACCGACGAAACCAACCTCTCCTTCGAAGACCTCGGCCTTTCCCCGGAACTCCTGCAAACCATCCAGGAAATCGGCTACGAGAACCCCTCCCCCATCCAGGCCGCGTGCATCCCGCACCTTCTGGCCGGACGCGACCTCATCGGCCAAGCCCAAACCGGCACCGGCAAAACCGCCGCCTTCGCCCTGCCCGTCCTCAACCGCATCGATATCGAGCGCCGCGCCCCGCAAGCCCTGGTGCTGGCCCCGACCCGCGAACTCGCCATCCAGGTCGCCGAGGCGTTCCAGACCTACGCCCGCCACCTCGAAGGTTTCCATATCCTGCCCATCTACGGTGGCCAGGGCATGACCCTGCAATTGCGCCACCTCGCCCGCGGCGTCCATGTCGTGGTCGGCACCCCAGGGCGGGTCATGGACCATTTGCGCCGGGGCACCTTGAACCTGGATGCGCTCACCACCCTGGTCCTCGACGAGGCCGACGAGATGCTGCGCATGGGTTTCATCGAGGATGTGGAATGGATCCTCGAACACACCCCTGACACCCGCCAGACCGCCCTGTTCTCCGCCACCATGCCGCCGGTGATCCGCAAGATCGCCGACGGCCAGCTGCGCGAGCCGGTAGAAGTCAAGATCAAGGCCAAGACCGCCACCGTCGAATCCATCAACCAGCAATATTGGCTGGTGTCGGGCCTGCAAAAGCTGGAAGCCCTGACCCGCATCCTCGACGCCGAGGATATCGACGCCATGATCATCTTCGTCCGCACCAAGACCGAAACCGTGGAACTGGCCGAGAAGCTGGAAGCCCGCGGCTACGAGGCGGCGGCGCTGAACGGCGACATGAGCCAGGTCCTGCGCGAAAAGGTCATCGACCGTTTGAAGAAGGGCGGGTTGGATATCGTCATCGCCACCGATGTCGCCGCCCGTGGCCTGGACGTGGAACGCATCACCCATGTGGTGAACTACGACATCCCCTACGACACCGAAGCCTATGTCCACCGCATCGGCCGCACGGGCCGGGCCGGGCGCAAGGGCACGGCGATCCTGTTCGTGGCCCCGCGTGAACGCCGCATGTTGCGGGCCATCGAGCAGGCCACCCGCCAGCCCATCCAACAGATGCGCCTGCCGACCTTGCAAGACATCGCCGACCGCCGCATCGAGCAATTCAAGGCGCAGCTGGTCGAGGTGCTGGACAACGAGGACATCGGTTTCTACCGCGAATTGGTCGACCAGATGGTGACGGAGGAACTGGGCGAACCCGCCGATATCGCCGCCGCCATCGCCCATCTGATGCATAAGGAACGCCCCCTGGCCGCGCCGGACGAGCCGGAACCGCCGGTACGCGAATTCCGCGACTTCGACCGCGACCGGGGTTCCGACCGCCGCCCGGAACGCCGCGACCGCGACGACCGCCGCCGCGATACCGAACCCATGCGCCGCTACACCCTCGACGTGGGCCGCGAGCATGGCGTCACCCCCAGGGATATCGTCGGGGCGCTGGCCAACGAGGGCGGCATCCCGGCCCGGCGCATCGGCCAGATCAAGCTGCACGACACCCACAGCACGGTGGAACTGCCGGAAGACCTGCCCGGCGATTGCTTCGCCCGCCTGAAAAAAACCTGGGTCCGTAACCAGCGCATCAACCTGCAACCGGAAGAAGGCGGCGAGCGTGGCCCGCGCAAACCCTTGCGGTTAAAAGATGGCGATGCGCCCTATCGCCCGGCGGGTGGCCGCAAGCGGGCCGACGTGGATGTCCATCTGCCCAAGCGCAAGCCCAATAAGCCGGGCCGCGACGAGAGCTGA
- the infA gene encoding translation initiation factor IF-1, translating into MSKEDHIEMEGKVIETLPNTTFRVQLDNGHTIIAHISGKMRKHYIRILTGDRVKVEMTPYDLSKGRITFRQR; encoded by the coding sequence ATGTCGAAAGAAGATCATATCGAAATGGAAGGCAAGGTGATCGAAACCCTGCCCAATACCACTTTCCGGGTGCAGTTGGATAATGGCCACACCATCATCGCCCATATCTCCGGTAAGATGCGGAAGCATTACATCCGCATCCTGACCGGGGATCGGGTGAAGGTCGAAATGACCCCCTACGATCTATCCAAGGGCCGCATCACCTTCCGCCAACGCTGA
- the clpA gene encoding ATP-dependent Clp protease ATP-binding subunit ClpA: MLSKDLEHSLNVAFRSAYEKRHEFITVEHLLLAMLDNAVAVEVLKACGARLDPLRKELIDFLDETTPLIPPGVKRETQPTLGFQRVLQRAAFHVQSSGKKEVTGANILVAIFSEQDSQAVYLLNKQDVTRLDVVNYISHGISKVREEAEPATKSGSPDGDESDTSNANPLEKFATNLNEMAKRGKIDPLIGRKDEIERTVQVLCRRRKNNPLLVGEAGVGKTAIAEGLAKKIIDNEVPDILAESTIYSLDLGALVAGTKYRGDFEKRLKALLAQLKKEPNSILFIDEIHTIIGAGSASGGVMDASNLIKPVLASGDLRCIGSTTYQEYRGIFEKDRALARRFQKIDVHEPTVDETYQILKGLKTRFEKHHEVKYSLAALRTAAELSDRYITDRHLPDKAIDVIDEAGACQRLQPVSRRKKLIGTLEIEDIVSKIARIPPKTVSTNDKDKLRDLEKNLKMLVFGQDAAITALSAAIKLARAGLRETQKPIGCFLFSGPTGVGKTEVTRQLAKVLGVELIRFDMSEYMERHTVSRLIGAPPGYVGFDQGGLLTEEVTKHPHAVLLLDEIEKAHGDVFNLLLQVMDHGTLTDNNGRKADFRNIILVMTTNAGAAEGGRPSIGFTQQDHSTDSMKVIERSFSPEFRNRLDAVIQFKPLSIDTIGQVVDKFLFELETQLAEKRVSLVLEPDAREWLAEHGFDPKMGARPMSRVIQENIKKPLAEEILFGRLTEGGIVRIGVEEDKLSFEFESARVAPEPA; this comes from the coding sequence ATGTTAAGCAAAGATCTCGAACACTCGCTGAATGTCGCGTTCCGGTCGGCCTACGAAAAGCGGCACGAATTCATCACCGTCGAACATCTGCTGCTGGCGATGCTCGACAACGCCGTCGCGGTGGAAGTCCTCAAGGCCTGCGGTGCCCGGCTCGACCCGCTCCGCAAGGAATTGATCGATTTCCTCGACGAAACCACCCCCTTGATCCCTCCCGGCGTCAAGCGCGAAACCCAGCCGACCCTGGGTTTCCAAAGGGTACTGCAACGGGCGGCTTTCCATGTGCAATCCTCCGGCAAGAAGGAAGTCACCGGGGCCAATATCCTGGTCGCCATCTTCAGCGAACAGGATTCCCAGGCGGTCTACCTGCTGAACAAACAGGACGTGACCCGGCTGGACGTGGTGAACTACATTTCCCACGGCATCTCCAAAGTGCGCGAGGAAGCCGAACCCGCCACCAAATCCGGTAGCCCGGATGGGGATGAAAGCGACACCTCCAACGCCAACCCGTTGGAAAAATTCGCCACCAACCTCAACGAAATGGCCAAGCGCGGCAAGATCGATCCCCTGATCGGCCGCAAGGACGAAATCGAGCGCACGGTGCAAGTCCTCTGCCGCCGCCGCAAGAACAACCCGCTGTTGGTCGGCGAGGCCGGGGTCGGCAAAACCGCCATCGCCGAGGGACTGGCCAAGAAGATCATCGACAACGAAGTCCCGGACATCCTGGCCGAAAGCACCATCTATTCCCTGGACCTGGGTGCCTTGGTGGCGGGCACCAAATACCGCGGCGACTTTGAAAAACGCCTGAAAGCCCTGTTGGCGCAATTGAAGAAGGAACCGAACTCCATCCTGTTCATCGACGAAATCCACACCATCATTGGTGCCGGTTCGGCTTCGGGCGGGGTGATGGACGCCTCCAACCTCATCAAGCCAGTGCTGGCCTCGGGCGACCTACGTTGTATCGGTTCGACCACCTACCAGGAATATCGCGGCATCTTCGAAAAGGACCGCGCCCTGGCCCGCCGCTTCCAGAAGATCGATGTCCACGAACCCACGGTCGATGAAACCTACCAAATCCTCAAGGGACTCAAGACCCGGTTCGAGAAGCACCACGAGGTGAAATACTCGCTCGCGGCCCTGCGCACGGCGGCGGAACTCTCCGACCGCTACATCACCGACCGGCATTTACCCGACAAGGCCATCGACGTGATCGACGAAGCCGGGGCTTGCCAACGGCTGCAACCGGTCTCCCGCCGCAAGAAGCTGATCGGCACCCTGGAAATCGAGGATATCGTATCCAAGATCGCCCGCATCCCGCCGAAAACCGTGTCCACCAACGACAAGGACAAGCTGCGCGATCTGGAAAAAAACCTGAAGATGTTGGTGTTCGGCCAGGACGCGGCCATCACGGCGCTCTCGGCCGCCATCAAGCTGGCACGGGCGGGTCTGCGGGAAACCCAGAAGCCTATCGGCTGCTTCCTGTTCTCCGGCCCCACCGGCGTCGGCAAGACCGAAGTCACCCGCCAGCTCGCCAAGGTGCTGGGCGTGGAATTGATCCGCTTCGACATGTCGGAATACATGGAACGCCACACCGTGTCCCGTTTGATCGGCGCACCGCCCGGCTATGTCGGCTTCGACCAGGGCGGCCTCCTCACCGAGGAAGTCACCAAGCATCCGCACGCGGTGTTGCTGTTGGACGAAATCGAAAAGGCCCACGGCGATGTGTTCAACCTGCTGCTGCAAGTCATGGACCACGGCACCTTGACCGACAACAACGGACGCAAGGCCGATTTCCGCAACATCATCCTGGTGATGACCACCAACGCCGGCGCGGCGGAAGGCGGACGGCCCTCCATCGGCTTCACCCAACAGGACCACAGCACCGACAGCATGAAGGTGATCGAACGCTCGTTCTCCCCGGAATTCCGCAACCGCCTCGACGCCGTGATCCAATTCAAGCCGCTCAGCATCGACACCATCGGCCAAGTGGTGGACAAGTTCCTGTTCGAACTGGAAACGCAGTTGGCGGAAAAGCGGGTGTCCCTGGTGTTGGAACCCGACGCGCGGGAATGGCTGGCCGAGCATGGCTTCGACCCCAAGATGGGGGCGCGGCCCATGAGCCGCGTGATTCAGGAGAACATCAAGAAGCCCCTGGCCGAGGAAATATTGTTCGGCAGGCTGACCGAAGGCGGGATCGTCAGGATCGGGGTGGAGGAAGACAAGCTTTCGTTCGAGTTCGAAAGCGCACGGGTGGCGCCCGAGCCCGCCTGA
- a CDS encoding ATP-binding protein has product MDALAHFLEKAAALVDRLEQLVPAAPATVDWNASPAFRWRGAAARQPLQAIPRPHRLALADLLCVDRQKAELDRNTRQFLKGLPANNALLWGAKGTGKSSLVKALLHEYAADGLRVIEVDRQHLVELPDILDLLHPRPEKFILYCDDLSFEADDAGYKALKAILEGSFHAPPPNVLIYATSNRRHLLPEYAEDNQQARWIEGELHQGEAVEEKISLSERFGVWLSFHAFNQDQYLAVVRHWLERLGTPLEDWDTARAEALRYALLRGSRSGRVAWQFAKDWSGRLGLENP; this is encoded by the coding sequence ATGGACGCGCTGGCCCACTTCCTCGAAAAGGCCGCGGCGCTGGTGGACCGGCTAGAACAGCTGGTCCCCGCCGCGCCGGCAACCGTCGATTGGAACGCCTCCCCCGCCTTCCGCTGGCGGGGCGCGGCGGCCCGCCAGCCCTTGCAGGCCATCCCCAGGCCGCACCGGCTGGCGCTGGCCGATCTCCTGTGCGTGGACCGGCAGAAAGCCGAACTCGACCGCAACACCCGGCAATTCCTCAAGGGTTTGCCCGCCAACAACGCCCTGTTGTGGGGCGCGAAGGGCACCGGCAAATCCTCGCTCGTCAAGGCCTTGCTGCATGAGTATGCCGCCGACGGACTCCGCGTGATCGAGGTGGACCGCCAACACCTGGTGGAACTGCCGGACATCCTGGACCTGCTCCATCCCAGGCCGGAAAAATTCATCCTGTACTGCGACGATCTTTCGTTCGAGGCCGACGACGCCGGTTATAAGGCGCTGAAAGCCATCCTCGAAGGCTCGTTCCACGCCCCGCCGCCCAACGTGCTGATCTACGCCACCTCGAACCGCCGCCACCTGTTGCCCGAATACGCCGAGGACAACCAACAGGCCCGCTGGATCGAAGGCGAGTTGCACCAGGGCGAGGCGGTGGAGGAGAAGATTTCGCTGTCGGAGCGCTTCGGGGTGTGGCTGTCGTTCCACGCCTTCAACCAAGACCAATACCTGGCCGTGGTGCGCCATTGGCTGGAGCGGCTGGGGACGCCGCTGGAGGATTGGGACACGGCCCGCGCCGAGGCTTTGCGCTACGCCCTGCTCAGGGGCTCGCGCAGCGGGCGGGTGGCCTGGCAGTTCGCCAAGGATTGGAGCGGGCGTTTGGGCTTGGAAAATCCATAA
- the clpS gene encoding ATP-dependent Clp protease adapter ClpS, with protein MAQHPDHKLNDDLAVQEAEPKLKRPPLYKVVLLNDDFTPMDFVVEVLKTFFGMSEEKATQVMLHVHTRGIGVCGVFSKDVAETKVRLVNDYSRQHQHPLLCSMEET; from the coding sequence ATGGCCCAACATCCTGATCACAAGCTCAACGACGATCTTGCTGTCCAGGAAGCAGAACCCAAACTCAAGCGGCCTCCCCTATACAAGGTTGTCTTGTTGAACGATGACTTCACCCCGATGGATTTCGTGGTCGAAGTGCTGAAAACCTTCTTCGGCATGAGCGAGGAAAAAGCCACCCAGGTCATGCTCCATGTCCATACACGGGGTATCGGCGTGTGCGGTGTTTTCTCAAAAGACGTGGCGGAAACCAAAGTCCGCTTGGTAAACGACTACTCCCGGCAGCACCAGCATCCCTTGCTGTGCAGCATGGAGGAGACCTAG
- the ettA gene encoding energy-dependent translational throttle protein EttA has product MAQYIYTMNRVGKVVPPKREILRDISLSFFPGAKIGVLGLNGSGKSSLLRIMAGVDQDYNGEARPQPGINIGYLPQEPQLDPSKNVRGNVEEALSHIKDALAQLDAVYAAYAEPDADFDTLAAEQARLEGIIQASDGHNLDRTLEIAADALRLPDWDADVTKLSGGEKRRVALCRLLLSSPDMLLLDEPTNHLDAESVAWLERFLHDFPGTVIAVTHDRYFLDNVAGWILELDRGHGIPWEGNYSSWLDQKEKRLAIEEKQESARQKAMKAELEWVRANPKGRHAKSKARLQRFDELANQETQKRNETKEIYIPPGPRLGDMVVEVKSLRKGFGDRLLVDDLSFRLPPGGIVGIIGPNGAGKTTLFRMIAGIEPPDSGTIRHGETVQIAHVDQTRDHLDPNKTVWEEISDGLDMITVGNYQTPSRAYCGRFNFKGSDQQKRIGDLSGGERNRVHLAKLLKSGGNVLLLDEPTNDLDVETLRALEEALLDFPGCAVVISHDRWFLDRIATHMLAFEGESKVVWFEGNYADYEADRKRRLGDEAENPHRIRYKPLMG; this is encoded by the coding sequence ATGGCTCAATATATTTATACAATGAACCGGGTGGGCAAGGTCGTCCCGCCCAAGCGCGAAATCCTCCGGGACATCTCGCTCTCCTTCTTCCCCGGTGCCAAGATCGGCGTGCTGGGACTCAACGGCTCCGGCAAATCCAGCCTATTGCGGATCATGGCCGGGGTCGATCAGGATTACAACGGCGAAGCCCGCCCGCAACCCGGCATCAACATCGGCTACCTGCCGCAAGAACCGCAACTCGACCCCAGCAAGAACGTGCGCGGCAATGTCGAGGAAGCCCTGTCCCACATCAAGGACGCCTTGGCCCAACTGGACGCGGTCTACGCCGCCTATGCCGAACCGGACGCCGATTTCGACACCCTCGCCGCCGAACAGGCCCGGCTGGAAGGCATCATCCAGGCCAGCGACGGCCACAACCTCGACCGCACCCTGGAAATCGCCGCCGACGCCCTCCGCCTCCCGGACTGGGACGCCGATGTCACCAAACTTTCGGGGGGCGAAAAACGCCGCGTGGCCCTGTGCCGCTTGCTACTGTCCAGCCCCGACATGCTGCTGCTGGACGAACCCACCAACCACCTCGACGCCGAATCGGTGGCCTGGCTGGAACGCTTCCTCCACGATTTCCCCGGCACCGTGATCGCCGTCACCCACGACCGCTATTTCCTCGACAACGTCGCGGGCTGGATTCTGGAACTCGACCGCGGCCACGGCATCCCCTGGGAAGGCAATTATTCCTCCTGGCTGGACCAGAAGGAAAAACGCCTCGCCATCGAGGAAAAACAGGAATCCGCCCGCCAGAAAGCCATGAAGGCCGAATTGGAATGGGTCCGCGCCAACCCCAAAGGCCGCCACGCCAAGAGCAAGGCCCGTTTGCAGCGCTTCGACGAACTCGCCAACCAGGAAACCCAAAAGCGCAACGAAACCAAGGAAATCTACATCCCGCCGGGGCCGCGGCTCGGGGATATGGTGGTCGAGGTGAAAAGCTTGCGGAAAGGCTTCGGCGACCGTTTGTTGGTCGACGACCTGAGCTTCCGGCTGCCGCCCGGCGGCATCGTCGGCATCATCGGCCCCAATGGCGCGGGCAAAACCACCCTATTCCGCATGATCGCGGGCATAGAACCGCCGGATAGTGGTACCATCCGCCATGGCGAAACCGTGCAAATCGCCCATGTCGATCAAACCCGCGACCATCTCGACCCCAACAAGACCGTCTGGGAGGAGATTTCCGACGGACTCGACATGATTACCGTCGGCAATTACCAGACGCCATCCCGCGCCTACTGTGGCCGCTTCAACTTCAAGGGCTCCGACCAGCAAAAGCGCATCGGCGACCTGTCGGGCGGCGAACGCAACCGCGTCCATCTGGCCAAGCTGCTGAAGAGCGGCGGCAACGTCCTGCTGTTGGACGAACCGACCAACGACCTGGACGTGGAAACCCTGCGGGCATTGGAAGAAGCCTTGCTCGACTTCCCCGGCTGCGCGGTGGTGATCTCGCACGACCGCTGGTTCCTGGACCGCATCGCCACCCACATGCTGGCTTTCGAGGGCGAAAGCAAAGTGGTGTGGTTCGAGGGCAATTACGCCGACTACGAGGCCGACCGCAAGCGCCGCCTGGGCGACGAAGCCGAGAATCCGCACCGCATCCGGTATAAGCCGCTGATGGGTTAA
- the moaA gene encoding GTP 3',8-cyclase MoaA has protein sequence MTMNANPLIDRYGRRVHYLRVSITDRCDFRCIYCMGEEMEFLPRAQILTLEEIAAVCRAFVALGADKIRITGGEPLVRKGAVDLMRDIGGLPGLRELALTTNGSQLEGCAADLKAAGVKRINVSLDSLDAGRFRQMTRIGDLGRVLRGIDAALEQDFDKVKLNTVVLKGRNHDEVCDLVAYAVAKRMDISFIEEMPLGVVDGHDRAEEYYSSDAIHRDLDKHFSLLPTPENTGGPSRYFRVVGTATRVGFISPHSHNFCGTCNRVRLTAEGRLLLCLGNEHSVDLKRVLRANPGDAAKLRQAIVESMHLKPERHHFDLKAEPVIFRHMNATGG, from the coding sequence ATGACCATGAACGCCAATCCCTTGATCGACCGCTATGGTAGGCGGGTCCATTATCTCCGGGTGTCCATCACCGACCGCTGCGATTTCCGGTGTATCTACTGTATGGGCGAGGAGATGGAATTCCTGCCCCGCGCCCAAATCCTGACCCTGGAGGAAATCGCCGCCGTTTGCCGGGCCTTCGTGGCCTTGGGCGCGGACAAGATCAGGATCACCGGCGGCGAGCCTTTGGTGCGCAAGGGCGCGGTGGATTTGATGCGGGATATTGGCGGCTTGCCGGGCCTTAGGGAATTGGCGCTGACCACCAATGGCTCGCAATTGGAGGGCTGCGCCGCCGACCTCAAGGCCGCCGGGGTCAAGCGCATCAATGTGAGCCTGGATTCGCTGGACGCCGGACGTTTCCGCCAGATGACCCGGATCGGCGATTTGGGGCGGGTGTTGCGGGGGATCGACGCGGCGCTGGAACAGGATTTCGACAAGGTCAAGCTCAACACCGTGGTGCTGAAGGGCCGCAACCACGACGAGGTCTGCGATCTCGTGGCCTATGCCGTCGCCAAGCGGATGGATATCAGCTTCATCGAGGAAATGCCGCTGGGCGTGGTCGATGGCCACGACCGGGCCGAGGAATATTATTCCAGCGACGCCATCCACCGCGACCTCGACAAGCATTTCTCGCTGCTGCCCACGCCCGAGAATACCGGCGGGCCTTCGCGCTATTTCCGGGTGGTTGGCACCGCGACGCGGGTCGGTTTCATTTCGCCCCACAGCCATAATTTCTGCGGCACCTGTAACCGGGTCCGGCTCACCGCCGAGGGACGCTTGTTGCTGTGCCTGGGGAATGAGCATTCGGTGGACCTCAAGCGGGTGTTGCGGGCCAATCCCGGCGACGCCGCCAAGCTGAGGCAGGCCATCGTCGAGTCCATGCACCTCAAGCCCGAGCGCCATCATTTCGACCTCAAGGCGGAGCCGGTGATTTTCCGGCATATGAACGCGACGGGCGGGTGA
- the aat gene encoding leucyl/phenylalanyl-tRNA--protein transferase: MLTVLNPFDKHQPFPTVDKALRDPNGLLAMGGCLSPERLCNAYRRGIFPWFGENEPILWWSPDPRLVLRPEQVKVSRSLGKRLKRGEFAFTHDVCFADVVEACAGPRSMAAGTWITADMKRAYRRLYEQGLAHSFEAWREGRLVGGLYGVALGRVFFGESMFHRATDASKAAFAYACGRLAEWGYALIDCQVHTQHLASLGAGEIPRREFVRLLNLYCEQTAASGAWQPREESL, from the coding sequence ATGCTCACCGTCCTCAACCCCTTCGATAAGCACCAACCCTTCCCCACCGTGGACAAGGCTTTGCGCGATCCCAACGGGCTGTTGGCCATGGGCGGTTGCCTCTCCCCGGAACGGCTGTGCAACGCCTACCGCCGTGGCATCTTTCCCTGGTTCGGCGAGAACGAGCCGATCCTGTGGTGGTCGCCCGATCCCAGGCTGGTGCTACGGCCCGAGCAGGTCAAGGTGTCCCGCAGCCTCGGCAAGCGGCTCAAGCGCGGCGAATTCGCCTTCACCCACGATGTTTGCTTCGCCGACGTGGTCGAGGCTTGCGCCGGACCCCGATCGATGGCGGCGGGTACCTGGATCACCGCCGACATGAAGCGGGCCTATCGCCGCCTGTACGAGCAGGGGTTGGCCCATTCCTTCGAGGCTTGGCGGGAAGGCAGGTTGGTGGGGGGGTTGTATGGCGTGGCTTTGGGGCGGGTGTTTTTCGGTGAGTCGATGTTCCACCGCGCCACCGACGCTTCCAAGGCCGCGTTCGCCTATGCCTGCGGGCGGTTGGCGGAGTGGGGCTATGCGCTGATCGATTGCCAGGTCCATACCCAGCATTTGGCGAGCCTTGGGGCCGGGGAAATCCCGCGCCGCGAATTCGTCCGCCTGCTTAACCTCTATTGCGAACAAACCGCCGCGTCCGGGGCGTGGCAACCCAGGGAAGAATCCTTATGA